The Sphingobacterium lactis sequence AATAAGGAATTTTATCCTTTTAGCAGGATAAATAATCCCGCAAAGACCGTTGGAAAGAGGAAATTAGCCTGCCATTTTCTTATATTTGGCTATATCCATTTTATACACTTTTTACGATTTATAATGAAGAAGATCTTAGCCTTATCCCTCCTGCTGTTGTTTGTAACATTGGGCATGGCCCAAAAGAAGGAACAGTGGTTGGAAGATGACCGGTTTGGCATGTTCATCCATTGGGGCCTCTACAGTGCGACGGAAGGAATCTGGAAAGGTGAGCGCCTGCGTCACCCGAACAACTATGCGGAGTGGATCCGCTATCGGAACCGCATTGGCGAAGCGGAATACGGCGAATTGGCGAAGCGTTTCGATTGGGAGCGCATCAATCCGGAAGAATGGGTGTTGCTGGCCAAGAAAGCGGGCATGAAATACATCATCATCACGTCCAAGCACCATGATGGTGTTGCGCTTTGGGATACCAAGGTGGGCACCTACTCGCTGCCGAAACTGAGCGGCACGAATCGCGATGTCATTAAGGAAATTGCCGAGGCTTGCAAAAAGCACGATATAAAATTATGTTTCTATTATTCCCATTGGATCGACTGGCAGCATCCCTATGGATGGAGCCATAACCAAGAAGTAACCGGACGGGTTAGCGATGCACAATATGACCAATATTGGCAAGAGAAAGTCATTCCGCAGGTCCGAGAACTGTTGACCAATTACGGAGATATTGCCATGATGTGGTTCGACATGTGGATTCCCTATCAGCAGAGTATCATCAAGAAGGAACAGTTGGATCAATTGGCCAATATGATCCATGAATTACAACCCAACTGTTTGATCAACTCCCGTCTGGGCTTACCTATCCAGAACGAACATGTTGATTTTGAAACCTTGGGGGACAACCAATTTGGTGCAGCCTATACCGACTATGTCTGGGAAACACCGGGTACCATTGCCCATTCCTGGGGATACAATGCATTGGAGAACGAATGGAAGTCAACAAACCAACTTTTCCAGTCCCTAATCAATAACGTAAGTCTGAATGGTTCCTACACCTTGAATATCGGTCCCCGCGCCGATGGGACGGTTCCTTACGAAGGTGTACAACGTTTGGAGGAAATGGGAAAATGGCTGAAAACCTATGGGGAAGCGGTCTATGAGAACAATGGCCTACCGATTCGTTTCTCCCAGCACGATTGGGGGAAGATGACCCTGAATAAGAAAGATGGCGCAGTTTACCTCCATGTTTATAACTGGCCCTTGGATAAAACATTGCGGGTTACCGGTCTGGCCAGCAAACCGAAAAAGATTGAGGTCCTGACGCCTGCAGGGAAACAAGAAGTGAAGTTTGAACAACATGGCCCCATCTTGCATGTGCATGTGCCTACAGAACAGCCGGATCCCTATGTTTCCGTACTGAAGGTCACATTTCCGGAGCTGAAGCTCGATTCGGAGACCGTTGCAGAATCCTCATTCGGTGGATTTGCCCTCAACGCAAAAAATAATTTATCAAAGAACCTGGTCTTTAAGGCTTTTGACGGCACCAAACCAGACCATTTTGAATTGAAATCTACCGACCGCCCCCAATGGAAAGTTTTCATTCCAGAAGCAGGCACGTATACCATAGCGACTTCCATGCACAATGGGACTGGAAAAACAGTTGCCATCGACCTGATCATTGATGGAAAGACTTACGCGGCTCAAGTAGCGCCAAATGGTAAAGTAACGGTGGAACCCAATGAAAATTGGTATGTGGAGGAATTCTTGGATGTTCCCATGGGGTCATTCGAAGTTGAGCAACCCAAATCCCTAAATGTGGAGTTCCGGAGTTCAGCACCGATCCTATTTAACCGAATCTGGTTGGAGAAGAAATAAAAAGAAATGGGCGACACATGAAGTGTCGCCCATTTCTTTTATAGCGAGGAAAGTTCCTTCGAGCAGACGACTAGATCGCTGCAGTCTTTTCTTTTAACCAAGCTTGCTCCTCAGCAGATAGACTCGGAGAAAGTTTTTCAAATACCCAAGCATTGTAGTCGTTCAACCAGTTGATATGCTTTTCTTCCAATAGGGATTTATCCACCAAGTCTGTAGCGATATAACAAATGGTCAAAGTCTCAAAATCCATGAACTCGCCAAATTGGTTGCTGTCGATAACCTTGGAAAGCACCAGATTCTCGATACGGATTCCGTATTCCCCTTCGCGGTACAAGCCAGGCTCAATGGAAGATATCATTCCCGGTTCAACAGGTATATCCACGGCAGCCATATTGAAGACCTGTGGTCCTTCGTGCACATTCAGGAAGAAGCCTACCCCGTGGCCCGTACCATGGCCATAGTTGCGCAAGGTTTCCCAGATCGGACGACGCGTAATGGCATCGATCGAATATCCTTTTGTGCCTTTCGGGAAAATCGCCTGCGATCCTTCGATCGTTCCTTTTAACACAATCGTGTAATCCTGACGTTCTGCATCCGTAATGTTACCTAAGGACACCACACGTGTAATATCGGTGGTTCCATCCTTGTACTGGCCACCTGAGTCAACAAGCAATAAGCCTTCCTGCAGCAGGGTGGAATTGCTGTCGTCCGTTGCTTTGTAGTGTGGAAGTGCACCATGCTCCTTATACCCCGCAATGGTATCAAAGGAAATATCAACAAACCCTTCGGATGCCGCACGGATACCCTGCAATTTCTCCGCAATGGAGATTTCGCTCAGTTCACCGGTTTTGACATTTTCCTCCAACCATTTGAAGAATTTCGTCAATGCAACACCATCCTTAACCATGGCATTCCGTGTATGGGCAACTTCAACTTCATTTTTCATGGATTTGAACCAAGTCGATGGGTTCATATCCTCTACGATATCCACATTGGCTGGTACCGCATCATAGATGGCAAAACAGGTGCGCTTCGGATCCAAAAGAATGCGGTTCGCTGAAATCGTCTGTACGACCTCGAATGCTTTCTCGTAATCCGCAACCTCTACTCCAGATTGTTTCAGGGAAGCCACATCGGCCTCTGCTAATTTTCCAGATTGAATATATAGGGTGTTCTTATCCGTTGTAATCAATAGAAATCCCAATACTACAGGATTGCAATGCACATCATTTCCACGGATATTCAAGATCCATGCAAGATCGTCCAAGGAGGATACAAAGTGTGCTTCGACACGTTTGTCCTGCATCTGTGTTTTTATACGTTTGATTTTATCAGCGGTGGATTCACCTGTAGTTTCCACGCCGATCAGGTATGCCGGTTCTGTTGGTAATGCCGGGCGACCTTCCCAGATCGGGTCCAGAAGGTCAAGATGGCCATCGACCTGGATGCCCAACGGCTCCAACTCCTGCTGTACGGTTTGCGCTACGGCAACAGCGGCCAAATTACCGTCAAAAGCCACAGTATTTCCTTTTTCCAACTTCTTGCCAAGCCAGGTTACATATTCTGCTTTCCCCTGCACTTGTAGCTTAACCAATTCAAATCCTGATCCCGCCAACTGCTCATTGGCTTGCACAAAATACCGTGCATCGGTCCAAAGACCGGCAAAATCTTCTGTTATTACCAAAGTTCCCGCGGAACCGGTAAAGCCAGAGGTCCATTTGATACATTTGTAGCGGTCCGGAAGGTATTCACTGATGTGTGGATCGGAGGAAGGAATAATATAGGCGTCTACACCCTTTTCTTTCATCAACTGACGGATGGAAGCTAGTTTTTCGATGTAATTCATTATGTTATTTTTAATAATCTCCGCAAGTTATGAAATTCTCTTAACTAAAGTAATTCCTTACTCATAGATTTGAAATTTTACAATTTATATGTACTACTTGTCCAGTAGATTACGATATTTGCTATCTATGAGAAGATTTTTTTCATTTTTTTATTTCGTTGCGTTCATCAGCCTAACCAGCATTGAAACTACAGTTGCGCAAGAAGTAAAATCAAAAGTAGAAACAGCATTTGCTACATTCAGCAAACACCCTTCTATTCAGCATGGTACAGCATCGTTGACGGTTTTGAACTCCAAGACCGGTGAGGTGGTATATGCCAAAAATGATTTGCAAGGTCTTGCTACCGCATCGACTTTGAAAGTAATCACGTCCATTACGGCGCTGGATCTTTTGGGTTCGGATTTCCAATTTGAGACCAAACTGGATTATACCGGACAGATTGACTCCTTAGGCACCCTACACGGCAATTTAATTGTTTCCGGATTTGGCGACCCTACCTTGGGGAGCGACCGCTATGCGGAGACCAAAGCCGACGTCATCCTTGCCAAATGGGTAGCTGCTATCAAAAATTTGGGAATCAAGGAAATAAAGGGTATGTTGATCGCGGATGACAAGCTGTACAACGGCTATGATGTCCCGAATACCTGGATGTGGGGCGATATAGGGAATTACTACGGTGCGGGAATTAGTTCCCTGAACTGGAAAGAGAATAAAACGGGAATTAATTTCATCGTTGGCAGACCTGGTCAGGCCGCTCGGATGCAACCGACGGAGCAACTGCCTTTCTATACCCTCATTAACGAGGTGAAAACGGGTGCTGCCGGTTCCGGAGATAAAGTGTACGGCTATTCGGGTCCTTATGCTAAAAAAGTAGTCCTCCGTGGTACTTATGGCAGTGATCTAAAGAAGACCATTGAAATATCGGTGCCCGATCCGGCGTTACATTTAGGGTATGACCTGATGAAAGCCCTGGCGCAGGATTCCATTGTACTGACGGATTCTGTGACAACGGCGAAACGGTTGATGAATATCGATTCGCTCGTCCTGATGGAGGGACAGCGCGTCAATATCGTTTCCCATAAATCGCCACGCTTAGCGGAAGTTGTACATTGGTTCAATCAGAAGAGTATCAACCTGTATGGTGAGGCACTATTGAAATTAATCGGTGGTATTTCTGCCAACAATTTCGATACGGAGGAATCCGCAGAGTTGATCAGCAAATATTGGCAGAATAAATTAACTATTCCGCCAAGTGCCATCCATACTTTCGATGGATCCGGTTTGTCTCCACAGAATAGGGTGACAACCGCCGCGATGGGAAAGATCATGCATTATGCAAAATCACGTCCTTGGTTTGCTGATTTTTACAAATCATTGCCAACGATCAATAAGACGTCCATGAAGAGCGGAACAATTGGTGGTGTCCTTGGCTATACCGGCTATCAAAAAGCAGCCGATGGGCAGGAATACACCTTTTCGCTATTGGTCAATAATTACCACGGTCCGGCGTCACAGATGCGCCAGCGCATGTTTAGATTATTAGATGTATTAAAATAGGATATCGCAAGGCGATACCCACAAAAGAAAGAAGTAAAAACCAATATAGTAATGAGTAACATCAACAGAAAAAAAGACGCTTTAAACTATCATGCGATGGGGCGTCCAGGAAAGATTGCTGTCGTTCCTACAAAACCACACAGCTCGCAAAGGGACCTATCTCTAGCGTATTCACCAGGTGTGGCAGAACCTTGTCTGGCCATTGCAGAGAATAACGAAGATGCATATAAATATACGGCAAAAGGGAACCTGGTTGCTGTAATTTCCAACGGTACTGCGGTATTGGGATTGGGAGATATCGGCGCACAGGCCGGAAAGCCGGTAATGGAAGGTAAAGGCCTTTTGTTCAAGATCTTTGCCGACATCGATGTATTCGACATCGAATTAGACACCAAAAATGTTGATGACTTCGTAAAAATCGTGAAGGCTTTAGAGCCTACTTTTGGGGGTGTAAACTTGGAAGATATCAAGGCTCCTGAATGTTTTGAAATTGAACGTCGCCTAAAGGCAGAGATGAATATCCCTGTTATGCACGATGATCAGCATGGTACAGCGATTATTTCTGGTGCCGCTTTGATCAACGCATGTGAATTGCAGGGCAAGAACATTGCAGAGGTGAAAATCGTCGTGAATGGTGCTGGTGCAGCTGCCATTTCCTGTACGGCCATGTATGTGGCTGTCGGTGCGCGTAAGGAAAATATCGTGATGTTGGACTCCAAAGGTGTTATTCGCCAGGACAGAGACACATTAGACCCGACGAAAGCAGAATGGGCAACGGACAGAGATATCCATACGTTGGCCGATGCGGTTAAAGACAGTGATGTTTTCATCGGACTTTCTGCAGCAGATGTATTGACTCCAGAAATGTTGAAAACCATGGCACCTAAACCGATCGTTTTGGCTATGGCGAACCCGAACCCAGAAATTGCCTACGAACTTGCTGTGGAAACACGCGATGATATCATCATGGGTACAGGTCGTTCCGACTTCCCGAACCAAGTGAATAACGTATTGGGATTCCCTTACATTTTCCGTGGTGCTTTGGACGTACGTTCAACGGCGATCAATGAAGAGATGAAGATTGCAGCGGTAAAAGCAATCGCTGAATTGGCTAAGCAACCGGTTCCTGAGGAAGTGAACATTGCTTACAATACCAACAACCTACGCTTCGGTGTAGATTACGTGATTCCTAAACCTACCGATCCACGCTTGATCACAGAGGTTTCTGTGGCCGTTGCGAAAGCAGCTATTGCTTCCGGTGTAGCACGTATCGTGATCGAAGATTGGGATGCTTACCGTGATGAATTGCGCAAGCGCTTAGGTAAGGATGACCGTTTAATCCGTACCATCACTGCGAAAGCAAAATCAAACCCTAAACGCGTTGTTTTTGCGGAAGCTGATAACTATAAAACCCTTCGTGCGGCGCAGATCGTGAAAGAAGAAGGTATTGCATTCCCGATCCTTTTGGGTAACCAAGATAAGATCAATGGTTTGATCCAAGAGTACGGTTTCGAATTGGATGGTGTGGAAATCATCGACCCACAAAATGAAATCAAAACAGATCGTTTCGCTAAATATGCGGATCACTTATATCAAAAGAGAGCACGCCGTGGCGTTAACAAATTAGACTCCCGTAAATTGATGACCAACCGCAACTACTTTGCGGCGAGCATGGTGGAGTTTGGTGATGCCGATACCTTGATTTCCGGCTTGACACGCAATTATGCTTCTACCATCCGTCCTGCACTACAGGTGATCGGTGCAAAACCGGGCAGCCGTGTGGCAGGGATGTACATCATGTTGACTTCGCAAGGACCTTTGTTCTTCGGTGATACAACGGTAAATGCAAACCCAACGGCGCAGGAATTAGCAGACATCTCCGTTCTTTTGGACAATGCCGTGAAGCGCTTCAATGTGAAACCTCGCTTAGCGATGCTTTCCTACTCCAACTTCGGTTCCAATGATGGCGACATCTCCGATAAAGTTAGAGAGGCTGTACGCATTTTGCACAAAGAGCACCCAGAGATGATTGTTGATGGCGAGATCCAAGCGAACTTTGCTCTTAACAAAAACTTGCTATCGGATAACTTCCCGTTCTCTACGTTGAATGGTGAGCCAGCAAATACGTTGGTATTCCCGAACTTGGAATCAGGAAACATTTCCTACAAGTTATTGCAGGAAGTGGGCAACGCCGAAGCGGTAGGTCCGATCCTTTTGGGTATGAACAAACCGGTTCACGTATTGCAATTGGACAGTTCGGTTCGCGAAATTGTCAATATGGTTACCATTGCGGTGGTTGATGCGATTGAGCATCAAAACAATAATCAATAAGTCGCAACATACGTATGTACGAATATTTTAAAGGAAAACTTGTTTTCAAAGCCCCTACCCACGTCATTCTAGAAGTGGGTGGGATAGGTTATTACCTGCATATTTCATTGACTACTTACAGTCAGATCAAGGATCAAGAGGAGTGCAAGCTTTTTGCTTCCTTTCAGGTACGCGAAGATTCGCAGACCCTCTTTGGCTTTGCCACAGAAGCGGAGCGCCATCTTTTCCACCACTTGATTTCTGTATCTGGAATCGGTCCGAATACAGGTCGGATGATGTTATCGTCCATCACACCGGAGGAGATTCAATCGGCTATCGTCAATGGACAGGTGGCTGTGATCCAAAAGATCAAGGGTATCGGTCCGAAGACGGCACAACGCGTCATTCTTGAATTACAGGATAAACTGAAGAAACAAGGTCCGGATGCGTTGATTCCATTGGTGGTGAGCAAGCCGTCATCTTCCGAGGAGGCATTGACAGCACTTGTGATGTTGGGATTTCCAAAGCCTGCGGCAGAAAAAGCCTTGCAGGCCATTCTTGCAACAGAACCTGAAGCCAATGTGGAGCAACTGATCAAAGCCGCTTTAAAACGTTTGTAAAGAAAATAGTCCGCACTAGCGAGCGGTATAGCCCATCACTTCAACAGTGATGGGCTTATTTTTTTATCGACCTGCAATAAAAATGGTTTCCTTATATTTGTAGAAATTTAAAGGAGCAGAAAAATGGCAGAAGATTTAGCAATTCATTCGGGGAGCAAGGAAGAACAGTACATCGCGTTGATCCCGCAGATTCAAGCATTAATTGCTGGCGAAACCAATTTGATTTCCAATCTGGCAAACATCAGTGCCGCACTGAAAGAACAGTTTAATTTTTTCTGGGTTGGCTTCTACCTGATTGATGGTGAGGAATTGGTTTTGGGTCCATTCCAAGGACCGGTTGCCTGTACCCGGATTGCCTACAACCGCGGTGTCTGTGGAACAGCTTGGGCAAAAGAAGAAACCCTGATTGTGCCTGATGTGGAAGAATTCCCAGGTCATATCGCTTGCAGCTCCTTATCTAAATCGGAGATTGTGGTACCGCTCTTTTTACAGGACAAGTGTGTGGGGGTATTGGATGTGGATAGTGCAGCATTGAACACATTCGATGAAATTGATGAAAAATACCTGAAAGAGATCTTAAGGCTTCTCACCATAGCTTAATTTTAATATCTTTGCTGACCAAGCACACAAACTATTAGCCGAGATGTCAAGTCCAAGGACCCTATCTGTTTTCAATTTTATTATTGTAGCCCTCAACCTTTTGTGGATTGCACTGGTAGAGAATGGCTACATTTATTCCTATTCATTCTCCGATACCATTGCCCAATATCCAACGTATATTACACCGGCAAAATTTGCGTATAAGATCTGGACATTCATCGCTTTCGTTATGGTTTTGGCCAGTTACTCCATGTTTTATGGTACGCAAAAGGCACACCCCAACAAAAACACCATCCTGAAGGTAGTAAAAATTGATTTCTGGCTGATCCTCAATCAACTTGCTGTAGGAATCAGTATGTCCCTGAAACACAATGATAATTTCAGGTGGTCGCTTCTTTTTACCGGCATTGCCCTAATCAGTATTATGGTGGTGAATAACAAGATCCAAATCCAACGGCTAACATCCAATTCCTTTACGCGGTATTTCATTCGCTTAGCTTTTGGCTTGTATACGGGTTGGTTGATGTATGTTTTTGCGTTTAACCTCGCGGTGATTTTTGAAAAATGGGGATTTGGAATTCCTCCTGCAGGTCAATTCTACGTGGATGTTATCTTACTCCTTATCGTTTCCGTGGCTATGTTGAGCTATTCCTACCTGAAATGCTTACCCATGGTTTCTGTTGTGTTAACCTGGGCAGCGTACGGTGCCTATTATCAAGGCCAATTGCGTCCTCGAGCAGAATCCGAGCAAGTTGGGTACCTCCTTATTGCGCTCATCGTCATCTCCGTCGTCGTGGCCATCCTCACCTACATGCGCTGCAACAAGAACAGAGTTTCTAAACCAATGGAATTAATCGAGGATTAATTCCCAGATTTTGATCACTTTGTCATCTCCCGCAGTGAACAAGTACTGCTGATCCCAAACGATTGTATTGATGGAGAGCTGATGGCTATCGAATCCTCGATCTCGGGAAATGTTCTTCACCAAGGTCAAGTCTTCGGGTTTCCATAGCTTCCAGGTTTTATCCCGACTAGCTGTGGCAATCCATGGGTAATCTGGATTGTTGGAAATACCGTACACCGTAAACATATGAGGGGTCACTTCCTTCATAAGTGAAAGATCACTTCCGCGTAGTTTATATAGCTTGGCATCTCGACCACCGGTGAATAAAGCATCCTGGTGAAACAGGAGACTGGTGACAGGCATATCGTGTATTTTCTCTTTGGCGATCTGATGGAAGTCCGACGCGGAATGCACATGTACTTCGCCAAACTTATCCCCAAAGGCAATCTTATCTTCCGTAGGATGTACCGCAATAACGCGTACTGTTGTATCCGCTATTTTAAAGCGATACAGGAGCTCAAAACTGTCCAATTGATATACATAGGCATAGCCCTCTTCGCCGATCGCTATGAGCTCATTCTTCCCCGGGATGACCTGCATGGAAAATACAGCGCCCTGTTCAACCTTAAAATTCGCTTTTAAGGTCAATGTTTGGGTATCCACCACCAAGATTTGCCCAGAGCGCATACCAATTGCCAGAAGATCCGTTCCGGGAATAACCAATAAACAATATACCGAAGAACCTACTTTGCAAAGGATGCGCTTAAAGGAATTGCTTTCCAAATCCCATTCCACAACACCCTTATCATTCCCGCCACTGTATAAGGTTTTGGAATCTGCAGAAACGGCTAAGGCGAATATGGGGTTTTGATGACCAGCTAATGTCGCTTTTAGGTTGATGTCAATGTTTTTATAGTCCATGTACACGCAAAGATAACGCTTGGGGATGTAAAATATAAATCCCCGTCATTTTCATGACAGGGATTTTATGCTTGTTGCCAATTCTTTTATTGGTGTCTGCTTTCCAAATTCTTTGCTATCGTTTCCAGACTCATGCCTTTTTCCTTTAGCAGTACGATCAGGTGGAATAGTAGATCGGAAGTTTCATTGATAAAGTCGGTATCCGTTTCCGTAAGTGCGGCAATGACTGTTTCCACGGCCTCCTCACCTACTTTTTGAGCAATCTTGTTGATCCCTCTGCCGCGCAATCTATTCACGTAGGACTCCTCATTTGGAAAGTCGATGCGATGCTGCACGATCCTTTCCAGTTGGAGCAGGAAGTTCTGGTTGAATTCCGTTTTAAAACAGCTACGTGATCCGGTATGGCAGGTTGGTCCTACAGGATCGACCAAAATCAAGATCGTATCCTGATCACAATCGATGTGCATACTTTTTACATGCAAGAAATTTCCACTTTCTTCACCCTTTGTCCAAAGTCTGCCTTTGCTGCGGGAAAAGAAGGTTACCTTCTGTTCCGCTTGTGTTTTCTCCCACGCTTCCTGGTTCATGTACCCAAGCATCAATACCTCTAGGGTCTGATAGTCTTGGATAATCACCGGGACAAGGCCTGCGCCTTTATTGAAATCAATCGTCATGATCTGTTAATTATGAACGTCGAACGGGCACTCCGTTGACGTGTAGTGTTTCCTTTAATTCGGGGATTAAGATTTCCCCATAGTGAAATACCGATGCGGCCAGTGCGGCATCGACTTCCGCCTGTTGAAAGACATCCACGAAATGCTGCTGATTTCCCGCGCCGCCAGAGGCGATCAACGGTATGTGGATGCTGTCGTTTATTTTTTTCAGTAGGCCATTATCAAAGCCATTTTTGGTGCCATCGTGATCCATAGAGGTCAATAGAATCTCTCCTGCACCGCGATCCTCGGCTTCTTTCACCCAATTTTCCGTTTCGATGTCCGTTTGATCCCGGCCACCCCGCAGATGGACATAGTTCTTGCCATCCACCAATCGGGTATCCACCGCCAATACCACAAACTGCACACCAAATGCACGGGCCAGTTCCTCCAGTAATTTCGGATTGCGTACCGCAGCGGAATTAATGGATATCTTATCCGCTCCTGCGTTCAAGAGCACATCCGCGTCGGCTAGTTCATTGATCCCTCCACCAATGGTAAAGGGGATATTGATCTGCCGCGCAACGGCCTTCACCAGGTCAACTGTGGTCTTTCTGCGTTCATGCGTTGCTGTAATATCCAGAAATACCAGTTCATCGGCCCCTTGCTGGGAATATTGCCAAGCCAATTCCACTGGGTCACCGGCGTCCTTTAGGTCTACAAAGTTAACCCCTTTGACCGTCCGGCCATCCTTGACATCCAAACATGGAATGATCCGTTTTGCCAGCATCTTAGAAACTGATAAGGGCTTTAAGGTTCCAATCTTTGATCTCTTCGATCGTAATGTGATTTTCGTAAATGGCTTTACCAACCACTACGGATTCCATCTTGCCCAATTTGTTCAAGGCTTCGATATCACCCATCGAGCTGATCCCGCCAGAACCGATCAATTTGATAATTGGCGAATGATCCAATAACTTCTGATACAGCTCAACACCGGCACCGCCCAATTTGCCATCCTTGCTGATATCGGTACAAAGGAAACGGTAAAAACCTAGGCTTAGACATTTGTCAATGTATTCGATCAATTTAATCGGCGAGCTTTCCAGCCAACCGGAATATTTGATCACCTCATCCAACACATCGATGGCAATCACGATATGATCGGCATATTTCACGCGACCTTCGTTCAATTTGCTCAACTCTTCCAA is a genomic window containing:
- the hisIE gene encoding bifunctional phosphoribosyl-AMP cyclohydrolase/phosphoribosyl-ATP diphosphatase HisIE, which translates into the protein MTIDFNKGAGLVPVIIQDYQTLEVLMLGYMNQEAWEKTQAEQKVTFFSRSKGRLWTKGEESGNFLHVKSMHIDCDQDTILILVDPVGPTCHTGSRSCFKTEFNQNFLLQLERIVQHRIDFPNEESYVNRLRGRGINKIAQKVGEEAVETVIAALTETDTDFINETSDLLFHLIVLLKEKGMSLETIAKNLESRHQ
- the hisF gene encoding imidazole glycerol phosphate synthase subunit HisF, whose product is MLAKRIIPCLDVKDGRTVKGVNFVDLKDAGDPVELAWQYSQQGADELVFLDITATHERRKTTVDLVKAVARQINIPFTIGGGINELADADVLLNAGADKISINSAAVRNPKLLEELARAFGVQFVVLAVDTRLVDGKNYVHLRGGRDQTDIETENWVKEAEDRGAGEILLTSMDHDGTKNGFDNGLLKKINDSIHIPLIASGGAGNQQHFVDVFQQAEVDAALAASVFHYGEILIPELKETLHVNGVPVRRS
- a CDS encoding HisA/HisF-related TIM barrel protein; translation: MYIIPAIDVLDKQVVRLREGNYEDVTKYPISLEEQIQKYHANGTEIVHIIDLNGAKGDFSNQEYLFDIIQKTEMKVQYGGGVRSIEKVKELVDAGVYRVIVGTQAITNPTFLEELSKLNEGRVKYADHIVIAIDVLDEVIKYSGWLESSPIKLIEYIDKCLSLGFYRFLCTDISKDGKLGGAGVELYQKLLDHSPIIKLIGSGGISSMGDIEALNKLGKMESVVVGKAIYENHITIEEIKDWNLKALISF